Within Malus domestica chromosome 04, GDT2T_hap1, the genomic segment CcgcacaatttttttaatttccgaccgaactaataaaaaggaaggTGTGGTTAGCACCACCCTTTAAATATTATAAAACTACACCTGTTTGACATTTTCATAAGAgagaggatcctcgccggatcatctttgtgaggatcttgggGATCCTCCAATTATATCGGTTTATTGTGCATCTTgcggtcaattttcgtcaagtattgtttatattcaattttaaataaaaaaatttataatgatttctgatcgcacgatatacgataaacgaataTGATTTGAAGATCCCCAAGATCCTCACTCTTTTCATAATTATATGCCGGTTCAATACCTTTAACTACTAGAATATTATGTGGAACTACTTTTCACCGTTTCGTTTAGTTTAATAGCTAAAGaagtttgtcaaaaaaaaaaaacatagcttAAGGAGCTGTATTCCGTGATTAACGGTTATAAAAAACAAGACATTAGGACGCAACAAAAAAAGGCATTTGGACTCTTTACTTTccttttttctataaatatatcaatataatatgttgacgtgacttaataaTAATGATCGTTCAAATAAGAAGAGGCTGGGTGAAGGAGAATTTGAAAAAGAGAAAATCCTACTCCTCTACAACAAGACGTGGAGCATTAAGAACTTTGTATATGCttataaaaaaaagtcaacTATTATACATCTTCATTCTAACACATTCAAAGCGTGAGTCCTATTCACTCACTGTCTATTATAGGGATAAATATGTAATTTACTGTTCTTTCGTAACATTTGGTATATACTTGTGTAAAAATCCAATTCATTTTTAGTATAATAATATGTTTACCATTTTTAATATACAAATGTATAATCAATATAAAAACAATGACTAAAACCTATAAATTAACTAAAAATGAACATGATAAAAATACAAAGGTACATAAGTTTAGtaaataactataaaaaattAGAACATTTCAGAAAAAATCAGATCGAAATTAAAAATCTCAAAATGCattcaaaattgcatccaattTTTTCAGAAAATGATCCAATTTGGAGTTAAAATTTAAACGGCTTAATTGAAAATTCCAATCCAACTTACACCCATACATGCATAAGTGATTCTAAATTTTATATTTGAACATTATCGAACTTATTGAATCCAACTATCTTCTCCAGCTTTGTCAGATTAAACCCGGGTCATGATCTTGggaagtttgttgatggctcatGTGATACTTCCAAGGGATGTGTGATTGTCTCCAAAAGCACTTTGCTCAATGATGCGTTACTTATGGAGCGAATCTCTACTTTCAACTTCTTGATTTATCCAAAGGCTCTCATAGTACGTATTAATGAGTATTGAAATTGAAGCCAAACTCAGCTTTCGACAAAGGGTTGTCCAGTTTGCCAAGGTGTTAGCCAAGTATATTCTAGAAGGGCTCAGTCTCACGTACAATTCCAACTAAAAAAACTTCTTTGGACCATTTCGTTGAACATTATATAGGAACATACCAATTCTTGCTATATGTCGAGACTTCTCAAGGGTGGCTACAGGAAAAAATATGGTAATGTTAAAGATTGTCAAGGCTTGTCAATTGAGGTATTTCATCAAGTATTTAGTTAATGTACACAATGGGAGGAGGAGGTTGTAATTAGTAGATTTTTGAAGTTGTTGGGGGATCATGGACAACCAATGATCACATGCTGGCTTCACCACTGAATACAGTACTCTTGATATAATTATATTGCATTGTACACGATTATCTACTACAGATTTCTATACTTCTTTCTATAGTACCAGATAATCGTAGCCTTTGTAGGTAGATTAAGGTTAAAAAAGCCTTTTTGTCATCATATAatctttaattcattttaaCAAAGTCAAAAATTTAGGATTAAAATACCTAACCAGATAATAGTGGTTTACTATTGACCATCAGAACAGAAGCCAATTTGGAAATCATGACCATGGCGGTCCATTGAAATTTCAAACCATACGTGTCCTCAAGAGAATCATTTATAGTACAATATGaatttctagaaaccctagctGCAAATTTCATTGCCTATAAATATGCCCAACTATCTCAACTTTCATTTATCATTTCATCGCTCGCTTCTTCATTGGTCCTTAGttccttacaaaaaaaaatggctATCTATCCTAGAAACAATTACCTCCTAAGCCTCATTGCAGTGGCATTTGTAGCAGCAGGAGCCCTGTTGCCCACAAGTGTAACAGCGCAAACTTCTGTGGGTGATATTGTCACTCAGGCATTCTTCGATGGGATCATCAACCAGGCTGCTGCAGATTGTGCTGGCAAGAACTTCTACACACGGCAATCTTTTCTTGATGCTGTGAACTCGTATTCCGACTTTGGCAGCACCGGTTCGGCGGATGACTCCAAACGTGAAATTGCAGCTTTCTTTGCTCATGTCACCCATGAGACTGGCCGTAAGATATTCCTATTTATTCTTTTTACCTCCAActatataatatttataaaagcaaaacaaaaaagatacaGTTGAATTAATTAAGTAGTTAACGTCCTAATTAACGTGCAATTATACTAAATCTTTGTTTTGtattcttctttaaatattatcAGACTTCTGCTACATAGAAGAGATAAATCGTGACACATACTGCGATACAAGTCGAACAGATTATCCATGCAACCCTAACAAACAGTACTACGGACGTGGACCTCTCCAACTAACATGGAACTACAACTATGGAGCTGCTGGAAACAGCATTGGTTTTGACGGCTTAAACTCACCTGAATCCGTGGCCTCCGATCCCGTCCTTGCATTCAAGACTGCATTGTGGTTTTGGATAACCAATGTCCGTCCTGTTATAAGTCAAGGATTTGGAGCCACAATTCGAGCCATTAATGGTGCTGTGGAATGTGATGGTAAACAGCCTGCCCTAGTTCAAGCCCGCGTCAACTATTACACTGATTATTGCTCCCAGTTTGGTGTTGATCCTGGCACTAATCTCTCTTGctaaattataattataattattagCTTACTTGTATGCTTCGAACGAATAAATAATGCAGCCTAAAAGAATACGAATAAATTCCAAGCCCCGTGGAATAATTAAGGAGAGGGCTACCTCCTGTTGTGTAGTCCACcaaataaattacaaaaataaagatCATCGTGCTCAGAAGGTTGGCCTCTTTCAGATATGATCTGATTGAAATGTAATCCTataattaattctttttatGCCTGAGAATCAACCATTCCATTGCAATTAATACATATCATAAACATCCCCATTTCTTTGTTTTATATAAACTGTTATTCAACAATAAGATTTGAGAGTTTACTCCAACAAGCCAATGCACATGACaaattgtcaaaactcaacaTTCGAGTTTTGACTCCAATTATTTTTTCTCCAATACAAAGAATCACACCAAAATGGTCAAAGCCACCAcgcttttgaatttttctttttaaacacCATAATTTACTTAAGTTCGCCCCAAATTTTATTTACACTTacttaaaaactttgaattttaacttttctaagaaCAATACATTTGTTACCCAAATGCCCTTAAACACCAACACGCCACAGCCACAAACCCTAACTTTAACTTGAAATCTAATTGTTTTATATTTGATTCAACACTACAAGCAAGCGTTttcaagtgtatttttttttctttctaga encodes:
- the LOC103419198 gene encoding endochitinase EP3-like — encoded protein: MAIYPRNNYLLSLIAVAFVAAGALLPTSVTAQTSVGDIVTQAFFDGIINQAAADCAGKNFYTRQSFLDAVNSYSDFGSTGSADDSKREIAAFFAHVTHETGHFCYIEEINRDTYCDTSRTDYPCNPNKQYYGRGPLQLTWNYNYGAAGNSIGFDGLNSPESVASDPVLAFKTALWFWITNVRPVISQGFGATIRAINGAVECDGKQPALVQARVNYYTDYCSQFGVDPGTNLSC